The genomic stretch GCAGATCGTGCGCGCACATCACGGCGACATCCGCGTGGATAGCGAGCCGGATCGCGGCAGCACGTTCACGATCCTGCTGCCCGCCGCCGGCCAATGGGGTCAGACCCCATTTCCCAAACGCAGATCACCGCAATAGATGGGGTCTGACCCCGTTGACTGAGGAAGTTCCAAGGAGCCAATCGTGACCAAGCGCATCCTCGTGGTGGAAGACGATGACGGGATCGCGATGGCGCTCGATGACGACCTGACCTCCGAAGGCTACGTGGTGGAAGTCGTCACGGACGGAGAGACGGCCAGCCGCCGGGCCATCGAGGGCGCCTTCGACGCGATCCTGCTCGACGTGATGCTGCCGCGCAAGGACGGCTTCGACGTGTGCCGGGACATCAGGCACGCGGGCATCCGCACACCGATCGTGCTGCTGACCGCAAAGACTCAGGAGGCCGAGAAGATACTCGGCCTCGAACTCGGCGCCGACGACTACGTGACGAAGCCCTACAGTGCACGCGAGCTCCGCGCCCGGATCAAGGCGGTCCTGCGTCGGACGTCGGACGACGGCTCCGAAACGTATCGATTCGGCGACTGCGAAGTCGACATGGGGCGGCGCGAGCTGAAACGCGGCGGCGCCGCCGTCCTGCTCACTCCCCTCGAGTTCAAGCTGCTCTCCGCTCTGCTCCGCCACCGCGGCCGAGCCATGAGCCGCCAGCAGCTCATCGACGAGGCGTGGGGCTCCGGCACGTTCGTCACCGACCGCGTCGTCGACAACCAGGTGACCAGCCTGCGCAGGAAGATCGAGACGGATCCGTCCAGGCCGGCGTTCGTGCTGAGCATGCGCGGCTTCGGCTACCGATTTGACGGCTGACCAGTGACCAAACCGTGACCAAACCGCCATCGCACGCGTGCAGTGGATGACTACATTGGGTGCCAGGAGGATTCCATGAGAACGACCCGACTTCCCATCCTGCTGGCGCTCCTGATCCTGACGACGGCCATCACGGCACAGCAATCGCCATCGGCTGAGGTGGCCTTCAAGGCGGCCATGCATCGCGAGGTCGTCGAGGGTAACCTGCAGACCGCGATCACCGAGTACAAAGCCATCATCGCGCGCTTCCCCAACGATCGGGTCGTCCGAGCCAAGGCGCTCGTGCAGCTCGGCGGCTGCTACGAGAAGCTCGGGCAAACCGACGCCCGCAAGGCCTACGAGCAGGTGATCCGCGAGTACGCCGATCAGGGTGACGCTGCCGCGCAGGCGCGCGCACGTCTGGCCGCCATGGCGGGGGTCGGCGGCGCGGCTGGCGGATCAGCGATGACCGTCAGGCGCGTCTGGGACGGCCGAAAAGCCAACTATTTGGGCGGAGTGTCTCCCGACGGCCGCTACCTGTCGTTCGACGACCAGGGCGATCTTGCCATCCACGATCTCGCCACCGGCCTGGACCGGCGGTTGACCGACAAGAACAGGCCGGCTGGATCGAAGGGGGCAGTGGGGTTCTCCGTGCCCTCTCCCGACAGCAATTACATTGCCTACAGTTGGTACGACTGGAACCGTTCGGTCGAACTGCGCGTCATCGGGCTCGATGGTTCGAAGCCGCGCGTGCTGCACACCGCGGGCGCCGAGGTCGACGAGGAGCCCGTGGCGTGGTCGCCAGACGGCAAGCAACTGCTCGTCGAGATCGGGAAGGCCGACGGCACGACCGACATGATGCTGGTGGCGGTTGCCGACGGCTCGGCGAAGCTGCTGAAAGCGATGGGAAAGGAACCGTCGCCGCGAGGGCGGTTCTCGCCCGACGGACGGTACATCGCCTGGACGGTGAAAGATGGCGTGTCGTTGGTCGAGGTTCAGACCGGAAAGGAGTATCCACTGATTCCGGATCTCTCGCCACGCGGACTGATGGGCTGGAC from Acidobacteriota bacterium encodes the following:
- a CDS encoding response regulator transcription factor gives rise to the protein MTKRILVVEDDDGIAMALDDDLTSEGYVVEVVTDGETASRRAIEGAFDAILLDVMLPRKDGFDVCRDIRHAGIRTPIVLLTAKTQEAEKILGLELGADDYVTKPYSARELRARIKAVLRRTSDDGSETYRFGDCEVDMGRRELKRGGAAVLLTPLEFKLLSALLRHRGRAMSRQQLIDEAWGSGTFVTDRVVDNQVTSLRRKIETDPSRPAFVLSMRGFGYRFDG